A region of Vespula vulgaris chromosome 1, iyVesVulg1.1, whole genome shotgun sequence DNA encodes the following proteins:
- the LOC127070681 gene encoding zinc finger protein 8-like isoform X2: MFSPIPIKYEYVGGEDVSRNGRIDTSDNSKYPLFINQDPECRYRQLPQFWDYAQSSANLPQKDETYNCQDLLQVQETGSLTYVKDYFHHGILFQLNQHQEEAATQTQFSDQSQQNLSDETQSTQGLQYSQQSKSVNQTATTVQAIPSIRHNRPGRPPKGSSETTVTKKLKCQCEICFKEFGHKSNLFIHMRTHNGERPYKCNQCEKCFTHSGNLAIHMRTHSGERPYGCQICGKMFSHSGNLSTHLRTHSGVKPYKCSVCGKEFRHSGNLSIHERIHSGIKPFQCKICGKDFYHSGNLTTHMKKHTVNINTNVEICDNGTKQMQNTKDHDDVPHSNSLSNVTLTSQISDIEIIHHTVNVVPVKNECIDEPRSDNTLISKPTTT, translated from the exons ATGTTTAGTCCTATACCAATAAAGTACGAATATGTAGGAGGAGAAGATGTCAGTAGAAATGGTAGGATTGATACTTCAGATAATTCGAAATATCCTTTGTTTATCAATCAAGATCCTGAATGTAGATATCGTCAGTTACCACAATTTTGGGATTATGCACAATCATCTGCAAATCTTCCTCAAAAAGATGAAACTTACAACTGTCAGGATCTGCTTCAAGTACAA gaAACTGGTTCTTTAACATATGTGAAAGATTACTTCCATCATGGCATATTATTTCAACTTAACCAACATCAAGAGGAAGCTGCTACACAAACTCAATTTTCTGATCAGAGCCAACAGAATTTATCAGATGAAACGCAATCAACACAAGGACTACAATATTCACAGCAGTCTAAAAGTGTTAATCAAACTGCAACAACTGTGCAAGCAATTCCCTCTATAAGACATAATCGTCCAGGAAGACCTCCAAAAGGTTCTTCTGAAACTACAGtgacaaagaaattaaagtgTCAGTgtgaaatttgttttaaagAGTTTGGACACAagagtaatttatttattcatatgaGAACTCATAATGGGGAAAGACCATATAAATGTAATCAGTGTGAGAAATGCTTTACACATAGTGGAAATTTAGCGATTCATATGAGGACTCACTCAGGTGAAAGGCCATATGGTTGTCAAATATGTGGTAAAATGTTTAGTCACAGTGGAAATTTATCTACACACTTGCGTACTCATTCAGGGGTAAAACCATATAAATGTTCTGTATGTGGTAAAGAATTCAGACATAGTGGGAATTTATCAATACATGAGAGGATACATTCTGGTATTAAGCCATTTCAATGTAAAATCTGTGGAAAAGATTTCTATCATAGTGGAAATTTAACAACTCATATGAAAAAACATACAGTAAACATAAATACGAATGTGGAAATTTGTGACAATGGTACAAAGCAAATGCAAAATACAAAAGATCATGATGATGTTCCTCATTCAAATTCACTAAGTAATGTAACACTGACTTCACAGATAAgtgatattgaaataatacacCATACAGTTAATGTGGTTCCTGTAAAAAATGAATGTATTGATGAGCCTAGATCAGATAATACTTTAATATCAAAACCAACGACTACATAa
- the LOC127070663 gene encoding membrane-bound transcription factor site-2 protease, with protein MEIFNVLIVIGLIHCSIFFFDTVFKTCSHFPYIYFLKNTGLEVQLMRINWFTTVFNRKIIKWGMDRSKFWTAWFNAGAIISIIFLPVVMIAILRATFNIWAAGPSTLDNKNTAILLEPMLPGIDMPINEIGYYTVTLVACTIVHELGHALAIVREDVQLYGIGISLVFTIPIAYVHMNNEQFVSLPLRNQLRITCAGVWHNIILAALAAVILLLSTWFWAPLYNLYSGVYVKNILSNSPVRGQTGLLEHDIIYKVNNCPIKHNEDWYQCILNTIHQPAPGYCVKQSFIQEYDESVPSIQKNDGVVNCCTLDSETTGSLCFEYIEGPQGAPLHLPPHSCLPARTMINQSQNYCQASHECSSQDTHCIKPSLDNVTKIVQIKRKMGKDVLFFGHPADIYRTVDVSDWVPKYNFLNPSIPESLVLLCKYITMFSAGLAIINVVPCFFSDGQYIINILVLYVSDIIPYNRSIREALTLTITSIGTILLSINIVYLLINKLL; from the exons atggaaatttttaatgtattgaTCGTGATTGGTCTTATACattgttcgatattttttttcgacacAGTTTTCAag acCTGTTCACATTttccatacatatattttttaaaaaatactggATTAGAAGTTCAATTAATGCGAATAAATTGGTTTACTACTGTATTTAATCGCAAAATAATCAAATGGGGTATGGATCGCTCCAAATTTTGGACAGCATGGTTCAATGCTGGAGCCattataagtattatttttctgcCAGTTGTAATGATTGCTATCTTAAGAGCGACATTTAATATATGGGCTGCTGGGCCATCTACATTAGACAATAAAAATACAGCTATATTACTGGAACCAATg ttaCCTGGTATTGATATGCCAATTAATGAAATTGGATATTATACAGTAACATTGGTAGCTTGTACCATAGTTCATGAACTTGGTCATGCTTTAGCTATAGTCAGAGAAGATGTACAATTATATGGTATAGGAATATCATTAGTTTTTACTATACCAATAGCTTATGTCCACATGAATAATGAACAATTTGTATCATTGCCACTACGTAATCAATTGAGAATTACATGTGCAGGAGTTTGGCATAACATAATTCTTGCAGCTTTAGCCGCAGTAATTCTTTTGCTTTCAACATGGTTCTGGGCACCTCTTTATAATCTTTATAGTGGAGtctatgtaaaaaatattttatct AATTCACCTGTAAGAGGTCAAACAGGTCTTTTAGaacatgatataatatataaagtaaataattgtCCCATTAAACATAATGAAGACTGGTACCAGtgtatattaaatactatTCATCAGCCTGCTCCTGGATATTGTGTtaaacaatcttttattcaa GAATATGATGAATCAGTACCATCTATACAAAAAAATGACGGAGTAGTAAATTGCTGTACTTTAGATAGTGAGACAACTGGAAGTCTATGCTTTGAATACATAGAAGGGCCACAAGGTGCACCTCTCCATTTACCACCACATTCCTGTCTTCCAGCAAGAACCATGATCAATCAATCTCAAAACTATTGCCAAGCAAGCCATGAGTGTTCTTCTCAAGATACACATTGTATAAAACCTTCTTTAGATAATGTAACTAAG ATCGTacaaataaaacgtaaaatgGGAAAAGATGTGTTATTTTTTGGACATCCAGCTGATATTTATAGAACAGTTGATGTATCAGATTGGGTTcctaaatacaattttttaaatcctaGCATTCCTGAATCTCTAGTCCTACTTTGTAAATATATCACAATGTTTTCAGCTGGATTGGCTATCATCAATGTGGTACCTTGTTTCTTTTCAGATGGTCagtacattataaatatacttgtTCTTTATGTATCGGATATAATACCATATAATAGAAGCATTAGAGAAGCGTTAACTCTTACAATAACAAGTATAGGTACCATACTTCTTAGCATAAATATAGTGTATTTActtatcaataaattattgtaa
- the LOC127070672 gene encoding transmembrane protein 39A, with translation MPSGRRNASSRSAPTSKSQFSFASSIGRSNSGDRVLGSGGDEKKIDDNYGKLLAPKHVPIPMVPVDGPLTFEALSLVVSVVAACLQLLNLYRTVWWLSHSYNSYSMNFYLIDPYLLTFIITMVARRFVYTLLRRFVDISSPTRWFHIAQKLMRIILLFIVLSILLWCLYHMAERHNIMKIFYLCYPSVFVYFLMFGVSISPFFDMSAAPRHVKEDKRMKYLLDTPLHNCSLSASAIRAEVSTFSTDFNRRLKRALFASSSTAYVCGIAPIIFVPQSLHFNVPWVVQYVVLFWLGRISAHFAQAYPVRYCDVLHRAALHLGRWIKIENHNNTYVQVWNDGVLWPHGSIVKYNKETYRSEGLCTAAEPGNRNHCRFHTLFSNPTMLLCSLLGLQLLLVGVQLFILIRTTEWYQVLSMTLLLVINYYTLFKVARDYLVCWKVYRAEQIIQGKCQIVINSNTQ, from the exons ATGCCTAGTGGACGCCGTAATGCTAGTAGTCGGAGTGCTCCGACTAGTAAATCACAATTTAGTTTTGCTTCATCCATTGGAAGAAGTAATAGTGGAGATAGAGTACTTGGAAGTGgaggagatgaaaaaaaaatagatgatAACTATGGAAAGTTGTTAGCACCAAAACATGTACCTATCCCAATGGTACCAGTAGACGGACCATTAACATTTGAAGCTTTATCATTAGTTGTGTCAGTTGTTGCTGCATgtttacaattattaaatctGTATAGAACTGTCTGGTGGTTATCTCAttcatataattcatataGTATG aatttttatcttatagaTCCTTATCttcttacatttattattactatggTAGCACGAAGATTTGTTTATACATTGTTACGACGATTTGTTGATATTTCATCCCCAACTCGTTGGTTCCACATTGCTCAAAAATTAATGag gataattttgttatttatagttCTGAGTATATTACTTTGGTGTTTATATCATATGGCAGAAAGGCacaatataatgaaaattttctatttatgttATCC aagtgtatttgtgtattttTTGATGTTTGGTGTCAGTATATCACCTTTCTTTGATATGTCAGCCGCACCTCGACatgtaaaagaagataaaagaatgaaatatttgttgG ATACACCTTTACATAACTGTTCATTAAGCGCATCAGCAATCAGAGCTGAAGTTTCTACCTTCAGTACAGACTTTAATCGCCGATTAAAAAGAGCATTATTTGCATCAAGTAGTACCGCTTATGTTTGTGGTATCGCTCCTATTATATTTGTACCACAATCTCTACACTTCAATGTGCCATGGGTAGTACAATATGTTGTGCTGTTTTGGCTTGGAAGAATAAGTGCTCACTTCGCACAAGCTTATCCAGtaag GTATTGCGATGTACTACATAGAGCAGCCCTCCATTTAGGACGTTGGATAAAAATTGAGaatcataataatacatatgtgcAAGTATGGAACGATGGTGTTCTATGGCCCCACGGAtcgattgtaaaatataataaagaaacatatcgCTCGGAGGGTCTTTGCACTGCTGCAGAACCAGGAAATCGAAATCATTGTAGGTTTCAT ACATTATTTAGCAATCCTACAATGCTTCTATGTTCTCTGCTGGGTCTTCAACTTCTACTCGTGGgtgtacaattatttattttaatacgcACAACAGAATGGTATCAAGTACTATCAATGACGTTATTACTTGTAATCAATTACTATACTTTATTTAAAGTAGCCAGAGATTACCTTGTTTGTTGGAAGGTGTATCGTGCTGAACAAATCATACAAGGAAAATGTCAGATagtaattaattctaataCTCAATAA
- the LOC127070711 gene encoding transcription initiation factor IIA subunit 2 isoform X2 gives MSYQLYRNTTLGNTLQESLDELIQYGQITPQLAIKVLLQFDKAINQALATRVKSRLTFKAGKLNTYRFCDNVWTFMLNDVEFREVQEIAVVDKVKIVACDGKTLDADAAAKR, from the exons atGTCTTATCagttatatagaaatacaaCGTTAGGAAATACGCTACAAGAAAGTCTTGATGAATTGATTcag taTGGACAAATTACACCACAGCTTGCCATAAAGGTATTATTGCAATTTGACAAAGCTATCAACCAAGCACTTGCTACTAGAGTTAAATCACGACTTACATTTAAG GCAGGAAAATTAAATACCTATAGATTTTGTGATAATGTTTGGACATTTATGCTTAATGATGTTGAATTTCGAGAGGTTCAAGAGATTGCTGTAGtggataaagtaaaaatagttGCCTGTGATGGTAAAA CATTAGATGCAGATGCAGCAGCAAAACGATAG
- the LOC127070696 gene encoding 8-oxo-dGDP phosphatase NUDT18: MSEKLDEQIRLLLTGQNLNDDTYIAHTVQYEEDGAKGVYTTTDTNYTPICQRTVTYIVAAVVINEQNEILMMQEAKASCNGKWYLPAGRVERNENLLDAVKREVLEETGLIIEPKTLILVECASGSWFRFVFIGDISGGNIKTSDQANEESLQARWVHNIEDLPLRSNDIIPLIERGKNYILNKPDLQHPYLMPLSKPLSKLLLQIIITAKKRATNKLHVVILDTGLFHLPICEINPNRSLLSTLHNFMTEIFGTDVAPHKPHGVLLVEFSGSHDGDGLCLSLLVSFKLPVEEVPIIGKYSWYQASENTAQAITTRLPRNMTVPLNVVR; this comes from the exons atgtcagAAAAACTTGACGAACAAATTCGATTATTACTTACGGGACAAAATTTAAACGATGACACGTATATTGCACATACCGTTCAATATGAAGAGGATG GTGCAAAAGGTGTCTATACTACTACAGATACAAATTACACACCAATTTGTCAAAGAACTGTGACATATATTGTAGCTGCTGTAGttataaatgaacaaaatgaaatattaatgatgCAAGAAGCAAAGGCGTCTTGTAATGGCAAATGGTATTTACCTGCTGGTCGAGTTGAAcgcaatgaaaatttattagatgCTGTGAAAAGAGAAGTTTTAGAAGAAACTGGACTTATAATAGAACCTAAAACATTGATATTAGTGGAATGTGCAAGCGGTTCGTGGTTTCGTTTTGTCTTTATAGGTGATATATCTGGTGGTAATATAAAAACATCAGATCAAGCAAATGAAGAATCATTACAAGCACGTTGGGTACATAATATAGAAGATTTACCACTTAGATCTAATGATATTATTCCACTAATAGAAAGaggcaaaaattatattctgaaTAAGCCTGACCTACAACATCCATATTTAATGCCATTATCAAAACCACTttccaaattattattacaaataattattactgcCAAAAAAAGAGCAAc gAACAAATTACATGTAGTTATATTGGATACAGGATTGTTTCATCTACCTATTTGTGAAATCAACCCTAATCGTAGTCTTCTTTCTACCTTGCACAACTTCATGACC gaAATCTTTGGGACAGATGTGGCACCACACAAACCACACGGAGTATTATTGGTTGAATTTAGTGGAAGTCATGATGGAGATGGTCTTTGTTTGTCATTATTAGTGTCTTTTAAGTTACCAGTAGAAGAAGTACCCATTATTGGAAAGTACTCTTGGTACCAAGCTTCAGAAAATACAGCACAAGCTATTACAACTCGTTTACCACGAAATATGACCGTGCCATTAAATGTGGTACGTTAA
- the LOC127070702 gene encoding chymotrypsin-2-like — MTMQAFTTLLILFLATAAHGVPTGRVVGGTDAPVGKYPYQVSLRAPRHFCGGSIISKRYILTAAHCLVGKSVERVTVHAGSVHLDQEEAVYTAEELIVNKNYNPFKFTNDIGLIRVSEDITFTPLVQPVKLPVSNTIKAGDAVVLTGWGRIYLNGPIPNNLQQITLAIVNQQTCKAKHWGLTNTHICTFTKRGEGACHGDSGGPLVANGVQIGIVSYGHPCALGSPDVFTRVYSFLNWIRDNQL; from the exons ATGACCATGCAGGCTTTCACTACcttgttaattctttttctggCAACCGCCGCTCACG gcGTACCAACTGGTCGTGTCGTCGGTGGTACTGACGCACCAGTGGGAAAATACCCATACCAAGTGTCATTGAGAGCACCCAGACATTTCTGTGGAGGTTCCATCATAAGCAAACGTTACATTCTTACTGCGGCTCACTGTCTTGTTGG aAAATCGGTAGAGCGAGTTACTGTCCATGCAGGCAGCGTACATTTAGATCAGGAAGAAGCAGTTTACACGGCAGAGGAATTGATTGTCAATAAGAACTACAACCCTTTTAAATTTACCAATGATATTGGTCTGATACGCGTCTCGGAAGACATTACATTCACTCCGTTGGTGCAACCAGTAAAACTGCCAGTCAGTAACACCATTAAAGCTGGAGATGCAGTTGTTTTGACCGGCTGGGGAAGAATTTAC CTGAATGGACCTATCCCTAACAATCTCCAACAAATTACCTTGGCCATTGTAAACCAACAAACTTGCAAAGCCAAACACTGGGGATTAACCAACACTCACATTTGTACTTTTACCAAACGCGGTGAAGGAGCTTGCCAT GGCGACTCCGGTGGTCCACTTGTAGCCAATGGTGTCCAAATTGGTATCGTATCTTACGGACACCCATGTGCCCTTGGATCCCCAGATGTCTTCACCAGAGTGTATTCTTTCCTTAATTGGATTCGGGACAACCAATTATAA
- the LOC127070681 gene encoding zinc finger protein 836-like isoform X1, which translates to MFSPIPIKYEYVGGEDVSRNGRIDTSDNSKYPLFINQDPECRYRQLPQFWDYAQSSANLPQKDETYNCQDLLQVQVNNHYNCKGYLLLYYIICNNEYFFLLKETGSLTYVKDYFHHGILFQLNQHQEEAATQTQFSDQSQQNLSDETQSTQGLQYSQQSKSVNQTATTVQAIPSIRHNRPGRPPKGSSETTVTKKLKCQCEICFKEFGHKSNLFIHMRTHNGERPYKCNQCEKCFTHSGNLAIHMRTHSGERPYGCQICGKMFSHSGNLSTHLRTHSGVKPYKCSVCGKEFRHSGNLSIHERIHSGIKPFQCKICGKDFYHSGNLTTHMKKHTVNINTNVEICDNGTKQMQNTKDHDDVPHSNSLSNVTLTSQISDIEIIHHTVNVVPVKNECIDEPRSDNTLISKPTTT; encoded by the exons ATGTTTAGTCCTATACCAATAAAGTACGAATATGTAGGAGGAGAAGATGTCAGTAGAAATGGTAGGATTGATACTTCAGATAATTCGAAATATCCTTTGTTTATCAATCAAGATCCTGAATGTAGATATCGTCAGTTACCACAATTTTGGGATTATGCACAATCATCTGCAAATCTTCCTCAAAAAGATGAAACTTACAACTGTCAGGATCTGCTTCAAGTACAAgtaaataatcattataattgtAAAGGATATCtactattatattacataatatgtaataatgaatatttttttcttctaaaa gaAACTGGTTCTTTAACATATGTGAAAGATTACTTCCATCATGGCATATTATTTCAACTTAACCAACATCAAGAGGAAGCTGCTACACAAACTCAATTTTCTGATCAGAGCCAACAGAATTTATCAGATGAAACGCAATCAACACAAGGACTACAATATTCACAGCAGTCTAAAAGTGTTAATCAAACTGCAACAACTGTGCAAGCAATTCCCTCTATAAGACATAATCGTCCAGGAAGACCTCCAAAAGGTTCTTCTGAAACTACAGtgacaaagaaattaaagtgTCAGTgtgaaatttgttttaaagAGTTTGGACACAagagtaatttatttattcatatgaGAACTCATAATGGGGAAAGACCATATAAATGTAATCAGTGTGAGAAATGCTTTACACATAGTGGAAATTTAGCGATTCATATGAGGACTCACTCAGGTGAAAGGCCATATGGTTGTCAAATATGTGGTAAAATGTTTAGTCACAGTGGAAATTTATCTACACACTTGCGTACTCATTCAGGGGTAAAACCATATAAATGTTCTGTATGTGGTAAAGAATTCAGACATAGTGGGAATTTATCAATACATGAGAGGATACATTCTGGTATTAAGCCATTTCAATGTAAAATCTGTGGAAAAGATTTCTATCATAGTGGAAATTTAACAACTCATATGAAAAAACATACAGTAAACATAAATACGAATGTGGAAATTTGTGACAATGGTACAAAGCAAATGCAAAATACAAAAGATCATGATGATGTTCCTCATTCAAATTCACTAAGTAATGTAACACTGACTTCACAGATAAgtgatattgaaataatacacCATACAGTTAATGTGGTTCCTGTAAAAAATGAATGTATTGATGAGCCTAGATCAGATAATACTTTAATATCAAAACCAACGACTACATAa
- the LOC127070711 gene encoding transcription initiation factor IIA subunit 2 isoform X1: MPLSNDASLLYRNTTLGNTLQESLDELIQYGQITPQLAIKVLLQFDKAINQALATRVKSRLTFKAGKLNTYRFCDNVWTFMLNDVEFREVQEIAVVDKVKIVACDGKTLDADAAAKR, translated from the exons ttatatagaaatacaaCGTTAGGAAATACGCTACAAGAAAGTCTTGATGAATTGATTcag taTGGACAAATTACACCACAGCTTGCCATAAAGGTATTATTGCAATTTGACAAAGCTATCAACCAAGCACTTGCTACTAGAGTTAAATCACGACTTACATTTAAG GCAGGAAAATTAAATACCTATAGATTTTGTGATAATGTTTGGACATTTATGCTTAATGATGTTGAATTTCGAGAGGTTCAAGAGATTGCTGTAGtggataaagtaaaaatagttGCCTGTGATGGTAAAA CATTAGATGCAGATGCAGCAGCAAAACGATAG